Sequence from the Helianthus annuus cultivar XRQ/B chromosome 13, HanXRQr2.0-SUNRISE, whole genome shotgun sequence genome:
GAAGATATAAAGACCGAAGATgagtaacagacaagggggagtttgttgatgcatttttgtgtctgtcactagtcttgtaatttatgatgtattttgtacggtcatttatcgtttatcgagtctgtattcgcggtccaccaagtcggatatcctcctatccgcttgtgtccaCTTATTTGTCTCGGTGGTTATGTAATAGTCTttgaacaatgcatgttgcatgttAAGGGTATTTCTGTCATTTGTGTATGCTTATAGGTGCCTGCTGTTTGctgtctgtttgcagcaaacaGATTACAATTTGcagccttcgacgaaacagaagtgtttcgtcgaacacttgtcgacgaaacagactttGATCTGTttgtttctgtttcgtcaagatcagcgacgaaacagatgtgtttcATCGTCTGATCGGCTTAGTGTTGGGCCCAGTTCCATTTCGTCGGCCCAATCTGTGTTTCATCGAACTCTAATGGCCCAGCTGCTATATAAAGGCACAGATTATCTCAGTTACAACTTAGAGATGAGAGTATACCCTAAAGGTCACTTTGTCTagactgtgtttgtatcagttgctttctcatccagtttaatcaaacgattgtgtttctttggttaaacCACTGTTCTTACTttgttctatgtttgatttggcttagttaagtggattccacacacttaattttgtttgttataaacaagggtttggttgtgtaaatcgatcctccgatttcgggacTTACATATCTACTATATATGCTTACAATTCTCGTTAGATTAAAGTCAACTATTATAAGCATGTTGTGCATTTGTATAATACAATCACTGTTTCTCATTACATATATAACAAGCCAACCATCAATAATTTACTTTGTCTACTTACAATAGTTGTTACATAAAAGCAACTTTTATAAGCATCTTGTTGCGCATTTGTATAAGACAATTGGTGTTTCTCATTACGTATAACAAGCCAACTATCAGTAATTAACTTTGTCTACTTACAATAGTTGTATAATAGTCAACTTTTATAAGCATGTTGTGCATTGGTATAATACTATTACTATTTCTCATTACATATATAACAAGCCAAGTAGCCAACAATCAGTAATCTACTTTGTCTACTTACAATATTTGTTATAAATAAGTCAACTATATTGTAAGCATGTTGTGCATTTGTATAATACAATTACTGTGATACGCAATCGGATTTAGCTAAGTGATAACCCGTTGAGTGGGTCAAACATCAAATAGATTAGAGAGAAGCTTGATAAATTTTCTGATCTAGGAGAGACTAATTCATAACTTTCattcataataaaaataaaataccaaTGCTATTTTATAGgcttaaaaagaaaataaataacaCTAACTTCTACTTCCACTAGGCACTAACCCACGAGAATACTAGACAAAATGGAACCAACAATCTGTATGAAAATAAAGGAAACTAAATAATTCAGTAACCACCCGCATGGGTTGCATGGGCCTTGACACACATCATACTGTGTTCTCATTACATATATCACAAGCCAACTCTCAGTAATTTACTTTGTCTACAAGGGCGGAGGTTATTTGTGGCCCAAGGGTGCCGCGGCCTCCACTGATTTTTTGCTCTTAGTGTTAAAAGATccaaaaattttaattttgtaGCATAAAATTTTGGATTTATAAGAACCTGGCCCCTACCGATTTGGAGAGTCCGGCTCTCACTGAATTTTCGTTCAAGCTCGCCCAATGTTTGTCTAGCTGGCAATAGTTATTAAATAAAAGTCAACTATTATAAGCATGTTGTGCATTTGTATAATACAAAAAACTGTTCCTCattacatatatatgtatacatataacAAGCCCAACTAACAGTAAGTTACTGTCTACTTGCAATAGTTGTCAATGGAGTCACGCAGGTTAGAGATCGTTCTACACTCTGCAAAGGACCTTTACAACGTCAAACACTTTGGTACCATGGATCCCTATGCCATGGTCTGGTTCGCTGGAGGGGGCATGGTGTCCGAAATACGTACAACAGCAGTCGCAAAGAATGCCGGTTCTTGTCCTGTCTGGGAGTTTTCCATGGAATATGAAGCCGTTCCCATGAAAACCGACTATATCCTCTTCTGCGAAATCCAGCACGATGGGAAGTTGTTGGACCGGAAAATAGGAGAAGTTCAAGTGCCTTTCACAGAACTCCTCGCTGGAGATGCTTCAAGAAAAAATGCTAGGTACCCTGTGAAGATAGAGTCTGGGGAGGTAATGGGGTCAATCATCCTTTCACATAAATTCATAGAACAGGTGGTTATATCCAGAACGAAGGATGATCAGGTGACGGCTTCCAGCAATGTTTCGAGCACATCAGgaaccaagaacaaagctgatACTGAAACGTTGAGCAGTGGGAAAAGCAGTAAGAATAACGGCAATGGTAAGGGCAAGGATAAACAACACACACCAATAAAGAAGGTCAATggaaagaagaaagatggaatgATGAAAAGTATTGCAAAAAGTGTGGTAACGAAAGTGGCTGCTGAAGCTGTTTTGTTTGCTGGAACAGTTGCGGCTTTATATGCCCTTAATGAAGGCCTAACAGAGGAAGCTGAAGTTGAAGAGGAAGCAGAAGTTGAAGATGAATACGAAGACGAAGGCCAAATTGATGATCAAGTTGATGAGGTTGGCGGCGAAGAAGAAGACTACAATGATGAGGATGACGGCGAAGAAGAAGACTActaagatgatgatgatgaatatgGAGAGGAATAATCTGAAGAGGGAAACGAGTTTGAGTATTGAAGGGATGTGGTTGGCACTCTTCCGTAATTTACTATcattttttttagggttttttttttttttttttgcatgctTGGTGTATTATCCTTTATCTGTGTGTGGAttcttaatatataaaatttaatttaatttagttaCATATTTTGTAATAGCCAGATAATTAACTCTATATGAATTATAAACGCGGATAAATAGTAATCTGATTGGATGATCCACGCGTCTTCCCCTCTTCCACGCGTCTTCTTTGCATGCTTTGCAATCCATTTAGTCACTGTATGCTTTTCACTCCTACACCTCCTAAAGTCTATGATGGCATAACATATATTGTATTGATTCTGGTTGTGTGAATACAAGGGAAAggaaaataatatttatacacgaCGAAAAGTAAATAAAAGGAAATGACAGCTAAAAGGAGAGCAAAATAAGGAGGAGATGAATAATAAGGGTATCCATATTCATACGCTTTGATGGCTATCTACACATCTAAATGGGACCTTTATATACGTCACATACAGGTCTGTACGTGGCGTATAGGGTTTATTTCTTTGACAAAATACCACAAATGGGACCCCTAAATACGCCACGTAAAGACCTACCTGTTCGTGGCGCATAGGGTTTATGTCTCCGACTAGGGGGTGAAACAAAGTACAGTGTCAAATCAATTACACATACGCCACATACAAGCCTGTACGAGGCTTCCATATGATAGGCCAGTACGTGGCGTGCAAGCCTGTGGCCTATACGAGCAGTGGTGAAGCTTGAGATTTACGACCGGATGGGCGAAAGTCACCGAACCTAAAagtttctataaaaccgggggttcaaaaacgtatatacccaaaaatttctatacgaaaattATATACTCTCCACTACCGAGCAAAAAGTTTGGTGGTCGGccgcaccccccccccccttaaaagCTTTGCCCATGTATAGGAGGCGTATATACCTGAGTGATTTGACTTTGATCCAATATTGTCTAGGCTCGTGATAAAGGTATACACCAAGTATAGGGTTGTACGAGGCGTATACATGTGAATTTGGTTTCTTCAGATAGTGGCATGCAGACGCTTCTTCATAAGACTCTTCATAACTCTCTTTGTTCTTCGATTCTTCCCTGGTTTATTAATTGTTGAACAATCATGAAGCTAAAATGTCATCGATCTGGGACGAGAACTATTCGGTTGGATACAGAGGATATCGTGGTGACCAACCGTATTATGATCAGCAACTACCTAACTCGAGCAACCCTTACGAAAGTAACAATGCATCACATTCTTTTTACGTGCAACAAGACCATCGGGATGGATAAGAAGGATACGGTGGTGAGCAACCATATTATGAAAGTAACAAGTGCATCACACTCTTTATATGTTCAAAAAGACGATCCGGACGGCGGAGGATAAGATGGTAAGCCTCTGAACACACTACCGTATGATGATTGGCAAGGGTCCGATGAGCAATTCCCTAACCCGGGAAATCCCTATCAAACTAAGCGGGCATcacaattatttatttaaatGTTATATGTTAAAATtagtatatatataataaaaaattattttaGAGTCCTAAATATGAAATATAAGTTAACCATATGGGTGTAAGAGCTTATCAAGTCTCTAAAAGGACAAAACGAATGGGTACATAAAAGGGCACACGAGAATGGTTATGTTATTGTGACGTGTCGATCGAAGTTTGGGAGGGTATAGATTGAATGCGACTGTTGTGGTGAGCGCCAAACTTAAGCAACGGTTTTAAAAGTCGGCAACAAAAACTCGATTGCCCGTTTTCAGTAATAGCGGTGCTGGCTGACAACCATCTGGGAGATAGTAGTGGGAAACCTAGAACATAACCACGAACCTGCTTTCGATCTGTCTGCCCACGCATTTGTGTGAAGATTTTCTCCCAGCGAACACAAGTTCATAGAGCAGCCGAGAACTCAAAACATGGTGCCACGTGACATTTTTCAAACCATATGGAAGCAGTTCCCCGACAGCCTCCATGTTCAGATAGACGTACAAAATGAGGTGCTGAATCTTAGAGCATCAAGAGAGACGAGCATACTCAGTTGCAGACATTGGAAAAACAATATTGTTTAATAACCACTTCATTTATGAGACCCGGCATGAACCCGTAACTAATGTCATAACAGAGCTTTTCTATGTTCATCCCCGCTCTAGTAATATGTGGCATGCATTCCCGCTCGTGCTGTAAATTGACGTGACATACCAAACAAATATCAACAACATGCCATTTATCCAGGTTGTGGGTTTGACGTCCACCAAGAAGTCGTTTTCTGCCGCGCACACAGTTATCTCTAAAGAACGGAATGATAACTTCGTATGGGTGTTCGAAATATCAGGTCAATGTTGAATGAGTGTATGGAGCCATGTGTGATTGTAATGGATAGAGAGTTGGCCCTGATGAACGCGTGTTCTAAAGTATTCCTGAAGGCCTCTAGGTATCTCTGCAGGTTTCACATACAACAGAACATTTGTAAACACTGCAAAGCCATCAATAACGCAGACCGGGAGAATTTCTTTTATTCTAGGGGACATTGTGTGAGTCTCCTTTGGTACCCATATATGAGTCCAACTTGCACAAACTGTATCAGCAACTTGTAGCTAGCAACCGTGAAAgtatatttttttcaaaacataTGATCCACACCTTCCAATATGTTACTCAAATGTATATTGTAATATATTATTCTATTTTTTCAGGGGTCTTTAACTATATGTATGATAACTGGCCGGAAGATTAGAAAGAAATGTTTGTCTTTGCGTGGAGTAATCAGAGTACCACCAATAGAGTTAAGCGCCAGCACACCCCTTTAAAGAGATACGTTCGACGTAAGAGCTCATTGGACTGAATAGTGGGATATGCCATAGATATAGTTGAAACACAGTTGAGAGAAATAACAAAAAGTTTCTAAGAAAGCATCGAAGAAAAAATGACGAACCACCACAAACTATCGCTGTTTGACAACCTACGTGGAAATGTTTCCCATAAATCACTTGACTTTCTAGAAGGAGAGCTATTTATGAAGCTAGATGTTTCGCACAAACAATATATCATGTGGTTTCCAGATGTGGATTAGTTGCGGGTTGCTTATGCTTGTCACCTTGATAAGTGTAAATGTGCAATTAATAAATGTTAAGCATACAAACATTTTCTGATTTACTACGATATCTATAGCTTAAACACTACATTGATTTAACCATGTAGGGGGTAAGATTCAACTCGAAGACGTAGATGTCTTCTTGTAGAAACTTAACTTACTACCGTGTAAAGCAACAATTAGAGTGGCACCCCCTATTTAGATTTAACGGACGAGGAGGTCAATGTGGCAGAAGAGCTCAATATTGCAAGGCAACAATTAGAGTTGCACCCCCTGTTCAGAAGAAAAGCTTGTTGTCAAAGATTAAAGTGGTTTTAACCCCAACCAAATCTACCAAAAAACCATTGGTTTTCCAACAAGATACCCGAAGTCGGCCAACATCAAAGAAAGTACAACAAAGGATAGACAAAGCGGCGAGAACTTGTACTGTCACAGAGCACTCGTCGAACAGGTTCGATTGTAAAGTCTTAGAAACCCAAACTGCAACGAAGCCGGTCAACGACTTCTAAAAAGAAAAGAAGTGATCATGGGTTTCCATTAATCATGGGGGACGAGCACGTGCTCAGCATCAAACAGTTTAAGCCACTAATTTCAACAGTGTTTCACCAATACATCTCGTGTATACAAGATGTAAAACCAGATGTTCATTGTGGGTTTCGGTCTGTGGTTGTGGCCTTACGTATGGGAAAACAACTGTGGCCCCACATTAGAAGAGATCTTGTAAAAGTGATGGATCAAAACTTATCAATATGGTGGGTGATATTTGAAACATGGGTCGAATGACGTTTTAACCGGCTACGTAATAGCCTAACTTGGAATTCAGTGGCACCTTATCCGCCAAGTCACCGGATGGAAATGCCCCAAGCAGGGCTTCTCATTTCGCAAAGGTATGATGTTGTCATACACATGTTAAGCATCGTCAGGAGTTCTACTTTCCTTCCAATATTGGATCTTCCTAATGTTCCAGAACCTCAAGTGATAACACTCTTACATGTTCACGGGAACCACTTCATACATGTTAAGCAAGAAGAGGATTATCCCATGACTTTAGTGAACAATCTATGGTTGTTAAACCGAAAAGCCATTTCCGACCAATGGCGAGATTTGTATAGGCCGCATCTACAATGGTACGCATGAATAATGAAATGAAAACCACACCCAGACCCGAGTGTAAATCTTATCGAAGATTAAACGAATTTTTTAtaattgttattaatattattattattattattgttattattattattattattattattattattattaatattattattattattattattataaaaattgttgcattatatactattaataacataatttttaaaaaaatatatgccGCGTACAATACTATACGGGACGTATATATTTTGGTAAATGACCAAACTGCCCCTGGAATGAGTTGCGTATAGCTCCAAAGGAGAGTGAAAATGGAATTTGCCACTTTATGTGCGTGATATGCACTAAATTCAACATATTaattatatcaaataaggtataaaatcaactttttttagtactaatgttggaaaaagtgtgtttctttgtatacttttgattttaaggattaaaagagcttaaatgtacaaaaggaacaaattaacggcaAAAATTAAACCAGCATAAGTACAAAAGAAAGGAAGTTGATACATAATATCAACCCTCCGAGCTTCACTCCAAGACCAAAAATAACAGATTAGAATACAAGCACGAGGTCCTgccaccaaggcatggggttGTGCCCCTCTTAAGATTCCAGCAAGAAAAAAACAAACAGAAGAAGACAAGAGACACAGGTTCGTGTCCCAAACGGGTCGTGGCCAACtcccagattttcaaatcttggATAGTACAGCATGTACAATGGCTACGAGgtcgtgccgttgacacacggggctATGTGAGCATCCGGACTGACATCATTAAACGAAGACAATAAAGAAGGAAGGCACGGAGCCGTGTAAAGCTTCTATTTCCATcgataaataggggtgcttggttcaattgaaaatcatcccttggcaaaccacttctcacacacctgccaccactccaccaccacaataccaccatcatccaccactttcatcaatcatccatcatccatctttagagtgtgtagcagtcttgggatccaagattgatcgtaagagtttttgtcaaacaaaggtcatgcctgctaatctcttacatcacttggtgaagacaagtcatttatgtattacttttgatttgcaagctttggttaactttttaattAGGTATGTATTAATTACTTTAATAACTAGCTTTTCTATATTGAAAGCGAACTTTATTCTACcatctcttcatgttttgtttATTCACCCATTCATGTCTTTACGGTATATATAAAGTGCGTTAACTGCATAGAAGGGCTTTAGAATGGtggttgggtaaagttcttgcctcgttcaatgtatagatcatgcgaggacttgattcaagcttattaggacttcatTTGAGGTAAatagcatcaaatcgggggaagtaagaacaacttgaatctcttataaataaactactattaaaactttaaaccggccttgcgggactgtatccatGCTAACTCAGACCAATATTGCTgaggtagcgttgcctccaaaagagggatatgccacattttgcattaaaaatttacttaattatctttcaatattccggccATGCAGGAATATATCCCTACTGACCCAGACCAATATgctgagggtagcgttgcctccaaaagagggacatgccactataactaagataatctattaaaaaaatccaaagtgcagaaatcatcaaaggatgtaggtcccttttcgcggaggatgacgaacctaaaccttgttatacaaacctactagcgagtgcggaatccaagctagcaagcaaaccgagttagtagcaagtagagaaacaaaacacacaagttcaccgattaacacaacttgtattaatgcaatgagggttcggttacaagctcaatgtttacagaagtgttctataaactctctaagtgtgtgtgtgagttctgggcagaatgctctctaagctttcTATCTCTCGGTGCAAAATGGcagaactaactcacactcaacacatgcatgggtatatatacccagctcagcatgtctgctcgaaggattcgacagatggtccgaaggatcatctgtcgaccacatgttacacgaaagatcagcatggacctcgaaggatcatccttcgaggtctaatggtcgaaccatggtcgaaccatatctttcgatcacctcgaaggatcaggtgtatccttcgaggctatccttcgatcagaacatctttcaactgttgtccaagtcaaaccggaggatggttgacttggtcaacttacaacacaaatcaggacatcgtttatatcagaccgaatacagacaaagtacagacacaagtgcaccaacaaactcccccttggctgtagctttgtctttgtctTCCAATGaatgtagactcgtcttgaacttcgacggtctttggtcttcgagtttccaAAACTCTGACGTCCTTACAaatcttcaatgtcggaggatcttcaaagtcttcacgtcttgaaagtagaaagtgtatcaacaaactacccgtatcatgtaggaagtgtgttgacaaactcccccttaacataagctcccccttgagttatgctcgtgaaaagactttatctttatgaagtgagatccttgtggtgttgatgatggccagcggcaactcgatcatcttcatcacttgagtgccttcttgtcgtgtcttcattccaaagcttgtcatcgaccatgttctcccagcctttagaatctgcacatgcaagaaatctaaacgcataatgagaacaactgcttggaatatagttaacataaacacatgacacacgaatgaccatgtcataatcaaacaccgtccgacagtttgaaagtttcaatttgtcaattttagtgtttaactttcaaacatgcaaatttttgaccgtttatgaagatttagtcagttcggttttcagtcaggtttcaggtaacgaagacttgagctccaacatcgtacaatcgagaataaagcagaaataaaatctttttggcttttataaagtttatattaaaacaagcctaaaatctttttggtatttttgaaattaaaagacaacaatttaaaatcctttgagtgttatcaaacgacatcaccgctaatgtcgtgctgatatgcaccaaacgacaaaactgtttaaaagaaacaataaaagttaagcagtaaataaatatatacaaacattctttttgcgagtttcgagggtaagagaatcatatcagtgtacggtcatgccaaaacactcttgttgttcagttagttaacattaagataagcatcctataacaattatcggtattgttgtccacttaagctcaacttatcagatgtaatcatgtttagaggatacgttaatgtatgatttatacttaccgaccggtgttcatccacatcacgacacattcccgtatcaaggtatgcacgagggttcatcttaccagtgagtataccgattatcatctgtttgaccgtataaattgtgagatactcacttattttgatttgaaaacaagccctttgtgatataatcacttattgatgaggaacttgattttcgtatgcatgagggcacaggtgcaagtccgtgaacaggtcagtactttcgtacagcagagagacgaacttgacacccggataaatgtgatattttatcacttatttgtttggacatgtgattgtttatcacttattgaggtcgaatgcagtatgcaatatgtacacgtatgtatagtatcatggaagatctagacttgcgtccccgttatttttcggtaaaagatacaaccatgatacccagatgataagcagcataaagaccgaatatctcagaacctcggcaatctatcaaacgaaatttcggtactaagaccatatgccaatgaatggttcccacctgatcttcagtcgattaagatttatatcaccctgcacactttaaaatgattgtgagcctaccgatacatcttatatagagctgcttatcgtttttcatttaaggtttaaagaggcttggatagaccactgatgtactatcattttctcttttgctcgccaggaaactcatttttgtttttctattgtttttgtgtttttgaaatttttcgatgtttttggattttctgatttttggatttggaattactccccctaaaatcaataaactaagacaaatttaaaacacaaaggtatttacaaaaaaaaaatgattttccgatgttggttttactcttgcttgaccttaatgccgtttaccaataataagaagtcaaatctagatttgtcaaaagctttggtaaataagtcggcacgttggtcatcggtgtggaccttaacaacatcgattagccttttctcaaagcaatcacgtatgaagtgatatttgatttcgatgtgtttggtctttgaatgctgcacaggatttctagtgatatctaaagcagcagaattatcaacgtaaataggagtagttaggaattcaaaaccgtagtcccgcatttgttgttggatccaaagaacttgggagcaacaacttgaggcagcaatgtattcagcttcgcatgttgatgtagctacacacgtctgcttcttgcactgccatgtaactaggcgatttcctaaaaactgacatccagccgttgtggacttgccgtcgattttgcatccgccaaaatcagaatcactgaaagctaccaattcaaagttattatccctagggtaccacaaaccggtgtcagggtacgccttcaaataacgaaaaatccttttaacagcaacaagatgtgaggccttcgggttaacttgatatctggcaagcaggcacgtcgggtacattatgtctggccttgatgctgtgaggtacataagagatccgatcatagcgcgatagattgaagggctaacagcttctcccttcaagtctggagtaattccgtgattagttggcaatggggtaccaatgggcgttgcatcagacatctggaaccggctcaagatgtcaccaacatatttagtctgatggatgaatatcccagactccgtttgttgtacttgtaggcccaagaagaaggtcatttcccccatagcactcatctcgaatttatcctgcataatgcgctcgaattccctacacaagacatcattagtagagccaaaaataatatcatcaacatatacctgtaccagtagaagatctccatcttgttctttgatgaagagagtacagtcgataagaccccgtcgaaaaccgttctccagcagatagtgtgataaggttgcataccaagctcgtggtgcttgatgaagaccataaagagctttgttgagcaaccaaacccgatcgggatggataggatcttcaaaacctggaggctgttcgacatatacctcttcttcaaccacaccatgtaaaaatgcacttttcacgtccatctgataaaccttgaatcctttgaaggacgcataggctagaaagattcgaattgcttcgagacgtgccactggtgcatagacttcgttgtagtcgatcccttcaatctgacgaaaaccttgaacga
This genomic interval carries:
- the LOC110899758 gene encoding uncharacterized protein LOC110899758, producing MESRRLEIVLHSAKDLYNVKHFGTMDPYAMVWFAGGGMVSEIRTTAVAKNAGSCPVWEFSMEYEAVPMKTDYILFCEIQHDGKLLDRKIGEVQVPFTELLAGDASRKNARYPVKIESGEVMGSIILSHKFIEQVVISRTKDDQVTASSNVSSTSGTKNKADTETLSSGKSSKNNGNGKGKDKQHTPIKKVNGKKKDGMMKSIAKSVVTKVAAEAVLFAGTVAALYALNEGLTEEAEVEEEAEVEDEYEDEGQIDDQVDEVGGEEEDYNDEDDGEEEDY